The stretch of DNA GCGCCCGGCCAGCAGGTCGGGCAGGAACCGCGCCTTCTGCTCGGGCGTGGCGTACTCGACGAAGGTGCGGATCGGTCCGAAATTGCCGGCCTGGATCACGTCGGCGCTGCGCGGGCAGACCGCTGCGACCTGCTCGATGGCGATCACCGCATCCATGAGCGTTCCGCCCTGGCCGCCCTCCTGGGGATCCATCGTGATCCCGAGGAGCCCCTGGCCGGCGAGGAGCTGCGCCACGTCGAACGGGAAGCGCGGGTCGTGGGCGCGGGCGAGCGCGCCCGTCCGCAGGTGCTGCTCGGCGAAGCGCCGGACGGAATCGGCAAAGAGCGCCTGCTCTTCGGTCAGGGCGAAATCCATGGAATCCTCGCGTCGGCCCGGCGGGCGGGCGGCCGATGGCTCGGCGCAGTGGCGACGAGAGCCCCTTTCGATCGCGTCGCCATCGAAGCGGGCCCCGGTCTGTGATCCTTCGGCATCGTCCGACGAAGCGGTGCCTGCTTCCTCGGAAATGCTCTCGCGGACCGCATCATCGCCGGTGCGGTTTGCTCCGCAATTGAGCAGGCGTTAAGCTGGCATGAGTTTTACGCGGGGATCCCCGCCGTCCTGAGACCTTCAAAGCCGCGATGTCGCGCCGCATGCCGCCCCTCAACCCGCTGCACGTCTTCGAGGTCGCGGCCCGGCTCGGCGGCTTCGGCCGCGCGGCGGGTGAGCTGAACGTCACGCAATCGGCGGTCAGCCGGCAGATCGCGGTGCTGGAGGGGTTCCTCGGCGTGCGGCTGTTCCATCGCGAGCGGCACGGCGCGACCCTGACCGAGGCCGGCCGGCTCTACGCCGCCGAGATCAACGAGCCCTTCGCCCGGATCGCCGCCGCGACCGCGCGCCTGAGCGACGAGAAGGTGGGCGAGACCCTGCACGTGCGCGCCTACGCCACCTTCGCGACGAGGTGGCTGATCCCGCGCCTGCCCTCGCTCAAGGCCCGCTACCCGCGCCTCGACATCCGGCTCTCCAACATCGTGCGGCCGGTGGACTTCACCCGCGAGACGGTCGACGTCGCGATCCAGCTCGGCACCGGGCAATGGCCGGGGACACGCTCGGCCCTGCTCCTGCCCGACGTGATCCAGCCGGTCTGCAGCCCGGCCCTCGCGGCCGGCCTCGCCGGGGGCGATCCGGCACTCCTTCGGACGCGCCAGCTCCTCCACTCGTATTACCGGCGGCGGGACTGGCCGGACTGGCTCGCGGCGGCGAACGTTCACGACGTCGATGTCGGGCGCGGCATGGTGTTCGAGAGCTCCGTCCTCACCTACCAGGCGGCCGCCGAGGGTCTCGGCGTCGCCATGGGGCAGGTCCTGCTGCTCAAGGACGAGATCGCGTCCGGCCGGCTGGTGCCACTGTTCGACCGCCCCGTACGGCGCGATCTCGGCCTCTACGCGGTCTGGCCGCTCGACCGGCCGTCCTCGCGCAAGCTCGACCTCTTCCTCGCCTGGCTCGAGGCGGAGGCCGGCCACGCCGCCTCCGCTGAGATTGCCGGCGCGCGCCCACTCGGAACGCCCCGGGCGGTCACTGCGTCGTGACGAGGGGGCAGCCGCCCTCGGCGAGGGGCCGGAAGGCCTGCTCGCCCGGCACGGTCTCGAGCAGCTTGTAGTAGTCCCACGGATATTTCGATTCGGCCGGCGTCTTGACCTGGAACAGGTACATGTCGCGGACGACGCGGCCATCGGCGCGCAGGTGGGCGTTCTTTGTATAGAAGTCGTCGATCGGGATCTCGCGCATCTTCGCCATCACCGTCTTGGCGTCGTCGGTGCCGGCGGCCCGGATCGCCTTGAGGTAGTGGGTCACCGCGCCGTAGACGCCGGCCTGGAGGCTGCCGGGGGCGCGGCCGTCGAACCGCGCCATGAAGCGCTTCGACCAGGTCCGGGTCGCGTCGGTCATGTCCCAGTAGAAGCTGTCGGCGAGAAGGAGCCCCTTGGCGCTGTCGAGCCCGAGGGCACGGATGTCGGGCAGGTTGACGAGCAAGGCCGCCAGGCTCTGCCCGCCGCTCGTCAGCCCGAACTCGGCCGCCTGCTTCTGCGCGTTGATCATGTCGGTGCCCGCATTGGCGAGCCCGATCACGTCGGCGCCCGAGGCCTGCGCCTGGAGCAGGAAGGAGGAGAAGTCGGACGAGCCGAGGGGATGGCGCGCCGATCCGATCACCGTGCCGCCATTGGCCTTCACCACCCGGGAGGCCTGCGCCTCGAGCGCGTGGCCGAAGCTGTAATCGGCGGTGAGGAAGAACCACTTCTTCAGGCCGCGCCGCACCACGGCGCCGGCCACGACGTTGCCGAGCGCGTAGTTGTCGTAGGACCAGTGCAGGCCGACGGGCGAGCAGGCCTTGCCGGTGAGGTCCGGGGTGCCCGGGCCGGTCGCCAGGAAGATGCGGTCCTTGTCGCGGGAGATCTGCTGGACCGAGAGGGCGACCGCCGAGGATACGACTTCGGTGATCGCATCGACCTTGTCGACGTCGTACCACCGGCGGGCGATGGCCGAGCCGACATCGGTCTTGTTCTGGTGATCGGCGGCGACGACCTCGACCGGCACGCCGGCGACGGTGCCGCCGAAATCCTCGACCGCCATCCGGGCCGCCAGGACGGCCCCGGCCCCGACATTGTCCGAGTACGGACCTCCCATGTCGGTGAGGACCCCGATCCGCACGACGCCGTCGGACATGGCGGCGCGGGCCGGTCCGGCCAGTGCCAGGGCGACGAGGGCCGCCAGCGCGCAGCTCCGCATGATGATCACATCTCCCGAAAGGAATCGCCCGCGTCGTCCGCGTGCCGGGGAGCTCGCATCTCGCGGGCGGGGCAGCGCAGTCCGGGCTTGGCGCGATGGGGGGCGTTTCGGCCGCGCGAGACAAGTTCGGATTTGGAATGACCGCGTGACCTGCGCGCACGCGGTGGTCTCCCGGTCCCACGCGGCCGGTCGACTTGGTCCGAGTGCGATCGACGTCTCGCGACAAGCGCGCCTCCGACGATCGCATCGCAAGCTCATCACGGCATCGCACAGCTCAGCCGACGGGAAGAGCCACGCCGTATCACTTCGTCGGGGTGCCGAGCGGGCCGACCCGAAGCCCTAACCGCTCCAAGACCTCGCGCAAGCGCTCCGTTCGCGCGGACTTTCATGAACTTGGGCCGTATCTTGCCGTGTACCGACCTCATCGGTAACTCACTGTCATAGCCTCCCTTGCTCGCAACGAACGCATCAGAGGTTTCCGTGAAACCGAGAGAGGATCAGCGTCGGATTTCCTGCAGGGAGCGGACCTCTCAGCAGGTATTATCGAAAATCTGCAAAGGGTCAGGAGTTCGCGTTTCGCTTATTAGGCCATGCACCACGAGCGAAACCCAAGTCTCGGCCGAAAGCCGGACCTTCTCTTTGCGCTCAGCTCAGTCGTTTGAAGCGTCTCAGTTCGAACCCGTGAGCGGCCGCATGCTCGTTCGCGGCTGAACCGTGGCATGGCCGAGCCAACTGGACGCGGCAGAGCAGCGAGCGAGCACCCCGGAGGCTTCGAGCGACGTTCGTCCTCGCCTTCTTTTGTCGATCGTGCGATTTCCGGTTGATCGCTCGGCGATTGCTTCTCACTCGCGTTCGCGAGGCGGGAAATCGGCTTCGCTCAGGTGTGTGGAACTGTAGGCTCAACCGCGCGGGCTGGTCATGCGGTCTCCGGAGGGAATCTACCGAAGACCGTATCAGACGGCGCAATAGCGCGCCTGGATCTCGGGATCGGCCCGCAGGTCGACGGCGGGACCATGGTAGACGACCGCGCCACCGTCCACGATGTAGACGCGGTCGGAGACCTCCAGGGCGAGCTCGACGTTCTGCTCGACGAGGAGGATCGTCGTCCCCGCTCGCTTCATCGCCACGAACTGCTCGAACATCTCCTCGACGAGGATCGGCATGATCCCTTCGGAGGGTTCGTCGAGGAGCACCATCACCGGCTCGGCCATCAAGGCGCGGGCGATGGCGAGCATCTGCTGCTCGCCGCCGGATAGGGTGATCGCCTCCTGTTTGAGGCGCTGCTTCAGCCGGGGGAAGGTCTCGGCGATCACCTCGATC from Methylobacterium aquaticum encodes:
- a CDS encoding LysR substrate-binding domain-containing protein; the protein is MPPLNPLHVFEVAARLGGFGRAAGELNVTQSAVSRQIAVLEGFLGVRLFHRERHGATLTEAGRLYAAEINEPFARIAAATARLSDEKVGETLHVRAYATFATRWLIPRLPSLKARYPRLDIRLSNIVRPVDFTRETVDVAIQLGTGQWPGTRSALLLPDVIQPVCSPALAAGLAGGDPALLRTRQLLHSYYRRRDWPDWLAAANVHDVDVGRGMVFESSVLTYQAAAEGLGVAMGQVLLLKDEIASGRLVPLFDRPVRRDLGLYAVWPLDRPSSRKLDLFLAWLEAEAGHAASAEIAGARPLGTPRAVTAS
- a CDS encoding ABC transporter substrate-binding protein, translated to MRSCALAALVALALAGPARAAMSDGVVRIGVLTDMGGPYSDNVGAGAVLAARMAVEDFGGTVAGVPVEVVAADHQNKTDVGSAIARRWYDVDKVDAITEVVSSAVALSVQQISRDKDRIFLATGPGTPDLTGKACSPVGLHWSYDNYALGNVVAGAVVRRGLKKWFFLTADYSFGHALEAQASRVVKANGGTVIGSARHPLGSSDFSSFLLQAQASGADVIGLANAGTDMINAQKQAAEFGLTSGGQSLAALLVNLPDIRALGLDSAKGLLLADSFYWDMTDATRTWSKRFMARFDGRAPGSLQAGVYGAVTHYLKAIRAAGTDDAKTVMAKMREIPIDDFYTKNAHLRADGRVVRDMYLFQVKTPAESKYPWDYYKLLETVPGEQAFRPLAEGGCPLVTTQ